The Candidatus Zixiibacteriota bacterium genome includes a region encoding these proteins:
- a CDS encoding methylenetetrahydrofolate reductase, producing the protein MYVTEHIERLSKPVLSYEIIPPPRGKSAQDILDIVEQVIPYDPPFIDVTSHSAEAHYSELNDGVVVRRIRKKRPGTISICGIIQNRYKVDTVPHILCRGFTREETEDVMIELNFLGIHNVLAIRGDEINYQKAIHSGRTVNRYANELVEQLAGLQRGDYLEEIENSEPIPMCIGVGGYPEKHIESPNMKSEIRMLKQKVEAGAGYVVTQMFFDNADYFNFVKLCKEAGIDVPIIPGIKIISGARQLTSLPKNFHVNLPDELVDDVQQNPKHALEIGERWAVKQCTELFESGVKVIHCYIMNDVSSVLRVLNKL; encoded by the coding sequence ATGTACGTAACAGAGCACATAGAAAGACTGAGCAAACCGGTACTTAGCTATGAAATCATCCCTCCACCAAGGGGGAAGTCGGCCCAGGATATTCTCGATATTGTGGAGCAGGTCATTCCGTACGATCCTCCCTTCATTGATGTTACATCGCACTCTGCAGAAGCGCATTATTCTGAATTGAATGATGGCGTTGTGGTCCGTCGGATAAGGAAGAAGCGTCCCGGCACAATCAGCATATGTGGGATTATACAAAATCGTTACAAGGTCGATACAGTCCCACACATACTCTGTCGAGGTTTCACCCGCGAGGAGACCGAGGATGTGATGATTGAGCTGAACTTCCTGGGCATTCACAATGTGCTTGCTATTCGAGGTGATGAAATCAATTACCAGAAAGCAATTCACAGCGGCCGGACTGTTAACCGGTATGCGAATGAACTTGTAGAGCAGCTTGCAGGACTGCAGCGAGGTGACTACCTGGAAGAGATTGAGAACTCCGAACCAATCCCGATGTGTATAGGCGTTGGCGGATATCCGGAGAAGCACATCGAATCTCCGAATATGAAGAGTGAAATCCGAATGCTGAAGCAGAAGGTTGAAGCTGGTGCTGGCTATGTTGTAACTCAGATGTTCTTCGACAATGCCGACTATTTCAATTTCGTGAAGCTCTGCAAGGAGGCCGGCATAGACGTTCCCATAATCCCGGGCATCAAGATCATCTCCGGCGCCCGACAGTTGACCAGTCTGCCGAAGAACTTCCATGTGAACCTGCCTGACGAACTCGTAGACGATGTACAGCAGAATCCGAAGCATGCGCTTGAGATCGGTGAGAGATGGGCTGTCAAACAATGCACGGAGTTGTTTGAGAGTGGAGTGAAAGTCATCCATTGCTATATCATGAACGATGTTAGTTCAGTGCTCAGAGTACTGAACAAGCTGTAG
- the metH gene encoding methionine synthase: protein MVSRKDLLVEALTQRILVLDGATGTMIQSHGLEEHDFRGSEFADHECSLQGNNDILSVTRPEVIEDIHRRFLQAGADIIETNTFNASAISQADYATDKHVYRMNLTAAQIASRVAAEFSETNPEKPRFVAGSIGPTNKTCSISPDVNRPGYRAVTFEQMRDAYAEQIRGLLDGGVDILLVETIFDTLNAKAALFAARTIIEEQNIDMPIWISCTISDASGRTLSGQTIEAFWLSIAHAKPLCVGLNCSLGAEALRPYLVDFSRVANTMVGIFPNAGLPNEFGEYTESAEQMASILEDFAQDGLVNIVGGCCGTTPDHISEIARRVGSLSPRNVPQIDKALRLSGLEPLVVDQDSLFVNIGERTNVAGSAKFARLIRAGEFETAAEVALQQVQNGAQIIDVNTDDAVIDSVSAMSEFLNHVASEPNISRVPIMIDSSDWKVLETGLKHIQGKGVVNSISLKDGAEEFKRRASLVARYGAAVVVMAMDEKGQADSFERKMEICTRAYNILVNEVAFAPEDIIFDPNVFAIATGMEEHNNYAVDFIQACEAIKRTLPHACISGGVSNLSFSFRGQNAVREAMHSVFLYHAIRAGLDMGIVNAGQLPVYDEIESELRDAAEDTILNRNQNATAKLTELASTISGRTKTRKADLSWRTSSVEERLSHSLVHGVTDFIEDDVNEALAEYENAVRVIEGPLMDGMNRVGELFGSGKMFLPQVVKSARVMKKAVAELMPDIEAGNTQNSRSSRGKILLATVKGDVHDIGKNIVGVILGCNNYEIIDLGVMVSAEKIIKTAVEQDVDIVGLSGLITPSLAEMTHVATEMKRHGLKAPLLIGGATTSKLHTALKIDPAYCGTVAYVRNASLSVAVAGNLVSEEKRGEFSDQIAGEYAKCRDDYVTRSSSTRLLSLDTARAQAFSIDWNGYNPTKPHLLGVKVFDDYPISELVDYIHWTPFFIAWDMVGKFPDIFENEKIGSEAKILHDNALELLDRIAREKLLTARAVMRLAPANSVGDDIEVYTDDSRTTVEFVIHCLRQQNPKANVTTCHSLADFVAPKDSGLKDYCGAFAVTAGFGVAELAQKFERDGDDYSAIMTKALADRLAEALAERIHERVRTEFWGYAASEHFTNEEPAKEKYAGIRPAPGYPACPDHSEKPTLFEFLDVANTVGIRLTENFAMHPAASVCGYYFGHPDSRYFAVGKIGKDQIADYARRKKMSVHEIEKWLSANLAYETKPIMQKGV, encoded by the coding sequence GTGGTATCTCGAAAAGATCTGCTTGTTGAGGCTTTAACGCAGAGGATTCTGGTTCTTGATGGGGCGACCGGTACAATGATCCAGTCGCACGGACTCGAAGAACATGATTTCCGAGGATCAGAGTTCGCTGATCACGAATGCAGTCTTCAAGGAAATAACGACATTCTGTCAGTGACTCGTCCTGAAGTTATCGAAGACATACACAGGAGATTCCTGCAGGCTGGCGCTGACATCATCGAGACTAATACTTTCAATGCCAGTGCAATCTCCCAGGCGGACTATGCAACCGACAAACATGTATACAGAATGAATCTCACTGCAGCGCAGATTGCCAGCAGAGTTGCAGCCGAGTTTAGCGAGACCAATCCTGAGAAGCCTCGTTTTGTGGCAGGCTCGATCGGACCGACTAATAAGACATGCTCTATATCTCCGGATGTCAACCGACCCGGATATCGTGCGGTGACGTTCGAACAGATGAGAGATGCCTATGCAGAACAGATCCGCGGACTTCTTGACGGAGGAGTCGATATCCTCCTCGTTGAGACTATCTTCGACACCCTGAACGCCAAGGCTGCGCTGTTTGCCGCGCGGACGATCATCGAGGAACAAAACATTGATATGCCCATCTGGATTTCCTGCACGATCTCGGATGCAAGTGGCAGAACTCTATCAGGACAGACTATAGAGGCTTTCTGGTTGTCGATTGCACATGCAAAACCATTGTGTGTCGGTCTGAATTGTTCACTCGGTGCTGAGGCTCTCAGACCGTACCTGGTCGATTTCTCACGAGTTGCCAACACGATGGTCGGGATTTTTCCGAATGCCGGTCTTCCCAACGAATTCGGTGAGTATACCGAATCTGCCGAACAGATGGCCTCTATACTGGAAGATTTCGCTCAGGATGGCCTTGTCAATATTGTCGGTGGATGTTGTGGAACAACACCTGATCATATATCGGAGATTGCGCGCAGAGTAGGCTCTTTGTCACCCAGAAATGTGCCGCAGATCGATAAGGCTCTTCGCTTGAGCGGGCTTGAACCTCTCGTGGTTGATCAGGATTCCCTCTTCGTGAATATCGGTGAGCGAACCAATGTGGCCGGGTCCGCGAAATTCGCCCGATTGATCAGAGCAGGTGAGTTTGAAACGGCTGCTGAAGTGGCGCTGCAACAGGTGCAAAATGGCGCGCAGATTATAGATGTCAATACTGATGACGCTGTCATTGATTCGGTCAGTGCGATGTCGGAGTTTCTTAATCATGTAGCATCAGAACCAAACATCAGTCGGGTGCCCATAATGATTGACTCCTCTGATTGGAAAGTACTTGAGACCGGTCTGAAGCACATTCAGGGAAAAGGCGTTGTCAATTCGATCAGTCTCAAGGATGGCGCGGAAGAATTCAAACGCAGAGCGAGCCTGGTTGCCAGATATGGCGCCGCAGTCGTTGTGATGGCTATGGACGAGAAAGGCCAGGCGGATTCGTTCGAACGTAAGATGGAGATATGCACTCGAGCATACAACATACTCGTGAATGAAGTTGCCTTCGCTCCAGAAGATATAATCTTCGATCCGAACGTCTTCGCCATTGCAACCGGCATGGAAGAGCACAACAACTATGCCGTAGATTTCATACAGGCGTGTGAGGCTATAAAGAGAACACTGCCCCACGCTTGTATTAGCGGCGGTGTGAGCAATCTGTCGTTTTCTTTCAGAGGTCAGAATGCTGTTCGAGAAGCTATGCATTCCGTATTTCTTTACCATGCGATTCGCGCAGGCCTGGATATGGGAATCGTGAACGCAGGGCAGCTACCCGTTTATGATGAAATCGAATCAGAACTCAGAGATGCTGCAGAAGACACTATTCTCAACAGAAACCAGAATGCAACCGCGAAATTGACAGAACTCGCATCGACAATCTCAGGGAGAACGAAAACAAGAAAAGCAGATCTTTCATGGCGAACTTCTTCAGTTGAGGAAAGATTGTCGCATTCGCTCGTCCACGGGGTAACAGATTTCATAGAAGATGATGTGAACGAGGCGCTGGCAGAATACGAAAACGCAGTGCGGGTGATAGAAGGGCCGCTGATGGATGGCATGAACCGAGTCGGAGAGCTGTTCGGTTCCGGTAAGATGTTTCTGCCACAAGTGGTCAAGTCAGCACGAGTCATGAAGAAGGCAGTGGCCGAGTTGATGCCTGACATCGAGGCTGGGAACACGCAGAATAGTCGAAGTTCGAGAGGAAAGATCCTCCTTGCTACTGTCAAGGGAGATGTGCACGATATCGGAAAGAACATAGTTGGAGTTATACTTGGCTGTAACAACTATGAGATTATAGACCTTGGCGTAATGGTTTCTGCCGAGAAGATCATCAAAACTGCCGTCGAACAAGATGTCGACATCGTTGGATTGTCTGGCCTCATCACACCGTCTCTCGCGGAAATGACTCATGTAGCGACCGAAATGAAGAGGCATGGTCTCAAAGCTCCATTGCTTATCGGTGGAGCTACTACTTCAAAGCTCCACACCGCTCTGAAAATCGACCCTGCTTACTGTGGAACCGTAGCCTATGTGCGAAATGCATCGCTGAGCGTAGCGGTAGCGGGTAATCTCGTCAGCGAAGAAAAGCGAGGCGAGTTCTCCGATCAGATCGCCGGAGAGTATGCTAAATGCCGAGATGATTATGTCACGCGCAGCAGTTCTACACGACTGTTATCTCTCGATACGGCTCGAGCACAAGCGTTCTCGATTGACTGGAACGGATACAATCCTACAAAACCACATCTGCTTGGCGTGAAAGTGTTTGATGATTATCCGATCTCTGAGCTTGTTGATTACATCCACTGGACTCCGTTCTTTATCGCATGGGATATGGTGGGCAAGTTTCCGGATATCTTTGAAAACGAGAAGATAGGATCAGAGGCCAAGATCCTGCATGATAACGCGCTCGAACTCCTCGACAGGATTGCGAGGGAAAAGCTACTGACTGCTCGAGCGGTCATGAGATTAGCACCTGCAAACTCCGTTGGCGATGATATAGAGGTCTATACAGATGATAGCAGGACCACCGTTGAGTTTGTAATTCACTGTCTGCGTCAACAGAATCCTAAAGCGAATGTGACAACATGTCACTCTCTCGCGGATTTTGTGGCTCCGAAGGACAGCGGTTTGAAAGATTACTGCGGAGCATTCGCTGTGACGGCCGGATTCGGGGTGGCGGAACTTGCACAGAAGTTCGAAAGAGACGGTGATGACTATAGCGCAATTATGACTAAAGCTCTCGCTGACCGTCTTGCGGAAGCGCTGGCAGAGCGCATTCACGAGCGTGTTCGAACTGAGTTCTGGGGATATGCAGCGTCCGAGCATTTCACAAACGAAGAGCCGGCAAAAGAGAAATACGCTGGCATTCGACCCGCGCCAGGCTATCCTGCCTGCCCGGACCACAGCGAGAAACCGACCCTGTTCGAATTTCTCGACGTGGCTAACACGGTGGGGATTAGACTGACGGAGAACTTCGCGATGCATCCGGCAGCTTCAGTATGCGGATACTATTTCGGTCACCCAGACTCGCGTTACTTCGCAGTCGGCAAGATTGGCAAGGATCAAATTGCTGACTACGCCAGGCGAAAGAAGATGTCGGTACATGAAATCGAGAAGTGGCTATCTGCGAACCTTGCATACGAAACTAAGCCGATCATGCAGAAGGGTGTGTAG
- a CDS encoding DUF418 domain-containing protein: protein MHEKTPPASGVVAPVGQAERIASVDVLRGVALLGILFINIEFFALPAAMYFNPSLSGGFTGINLYEWLFASTFFLNKMMAIFSMLFGAGIVLLYERFEARGVPLGGVYYRRVLWLLLFGLIHSYLIWYGDILVTYAICGLLLFLFRRKSARFLMILGIVTLLFGLLIQFGSGFQFKMLRSASEQVEVARAEGKAVASYQEAMAEAWSEIESMFKVTDEEIAAETEAYRGGYSENLAQRVPETIMMQTQALAFVMFWRVAGLMLLGMSLMKLRVFSAGRSMRFYVGMAVIGYAIGLPLTIFGTNSMIAHEFDIVHRFMIGNQLNGIGSVLVALGHAGVVLAICKSGTLSGLRRLLAGVGQMALTNYLMQSLICTAIFYGFGFGLFGRFERFELLGFVLAVWLLQLVLSRWWMNRFRFGPAEWAWRSVVYWHRQPMRIADSNRAAPSGS, encoded by the coding sequence ATGCACGAAAAGACACCACCAGCCAGCGGAGTCGTGGCACCCGTTGGACAGGCAGAGCGGATTGCTTCAGTCGACGTCCTGCGAGGAGTCGCACTTCTCGGAATCCTGTTTATCAATATTGAGTTTTTTGCGCTACCGGCTGCGATGTATTTCAATCCCAGTTTGTCCGGAGGATTCACCGGTATTAACCTGTATGAATGGTTATTCGCATCGACCTTTTTCCTGAACAAGATGATGGCGATCTTTTCGATGCTCTTTGGAGCCGGTATTGTGCTACTGTATGAGCGGTTCGAGGCTCGAGGTGTGCCACTCGGTGGAGTGTACTACAGACGAGTGCTCTGGCTGCTGCTGTTCGGACTGATACACAGCTACTTAATCTGGTACGGCGACATCCTGGTCACCTATGCGATCTGTGGTTTGTTGTTATTCCTCTTCCGGCGTAAGTCTGCGAGATTTCTGATGATACTTGGAATTGTAACGTTGCTCTTTGGCTTGCTTATTCAGTTTGGCTCCGGCTTTCAATTCAAGATGCTGAGGAGCGCATCGGAGCAGGTTGAGGTCGCTCGCGCTGAGGGTAAGGCAGTGGCTTCGTATCAGGAGGCGATGGCGGAAGCCTGGAGTGAAATCGAGTCGATGTTCAAAGTGACGGACGAGGAAATCGCGGCAGAAACTGAGGCATATCGCGGCGGATATTCGGAGAATCTCGCTCAGCGAGTGCCCGAGACAATCATGATGCAGACGCAGGCATTGGCATTTGTGATGTTTTGGCGTGTTGCAGGACTCATGCTTCTCGGGATGTCTCTGATGAAGCTGCGAGTGTTCTCTGCCGGAAGGTCAATGCGATTCTATGTGGGAATGGCTGTCATCGGTTATGCCATTGGGCTGCCACTGACCATATTCGGCACCAATTCGATGATCGCTCATGAGTTTGATATTGTCCATCGATTCATGATCGGAAATCAGCTCAACGGCATCGGTAGCGTGCTGGTGGCGCTCGGACATGCCGGTGTAGTTCTTGCTATTTGCAAATCGGGTACACTGTCGGGATTGCGCCGCCTGCTTGCTGGTGTTGGGCAGATGGCACTGACAAACTACCTGATGCAGAGTCTCATTTGCACTGCGATTTTCTACGGATTTGGCTTCGGCCTTTTCGGACGGTTTGAGCGTTTCGAGTTACTCGGATTCGTGCTCGCAGTGTGGCTACTCCAGCTGGTACTCAGTCGCTGGTGGATGAACCGGTTCAGGTTTGGTCCGGCTGAGTGGGCATGGAGATCGGTGGTCTACTGGCACAGGCAGCCTATGCGAATCGCTGATTCTAACCGTGCCGCACCCTCAGGAAGTTGA
- a CDS encoding PAS domain S-box protein, with protein sequence MPDTSNIQQPLLSAILESVGEGILVVNESGNVTLANQRFAEMWRVPPELIAARDDERLLNYVLDQLADPNAFLARVKELYKSEAEDFDTLMFKDGRCFERISRPLIKDGKLSGRVWSFRDVTQIRNTEKALHQNRHRYRKLFQHSNDAIIVYTYNGQIVDANAKALQLFGFEKAEILRLKATDLHPAEALAQSRRAIEMISASGHMNFHIPFRKKNGDVIHAVVSASMFEVGEEKLIQGIVRDFENRSKAEAEIARMSSLKSSRPSPIIR encoded by the coding sequence TTGCCTGACACATCTAACATACAGCAGCCACTTCTCAGCGCAATACTGGAGTCCGTCGGCGAGGGAATACTTGTAGTCAACGAGAGCGGCAACGTTACTCTTGCAAACCAGAGATTCGCTGAAATGTGGCGGGTTCCTCCGGAATTGATCGCTGCCCGCGACGATGAGAGACTGCTGAATTACGTTTTGGATCAACTGGCTGATCCGAACGCATTCCTCGCAAGAGTGAAGGAGCTCTACAAATCCGAAGCTGAGGATTTTGACACTTTGATGTTCAAGGATGGTCGCTGCTTCGAGCGGATATCGAGACCCCTGATCAAAGACGGAAAGCTCTCGGGTCGCGTGTGGAGTTTCAGAGATGTAACCCAGATCCGAAATACAGAGAAAGCACTTCATCAGAATCGGCACAGATATAGGAAGCTTTTCCAGCACTCCAATGATGCAATCATTGTTTATACGTACAACGGCCAGATTGTCGACGCGAACGCCAAAGCACTGCAACTGTTCGGATTTGAGAAGGCTGAGATATTACGTCTCAAGGCAACAGATCTTCATCCGGCAGAGGCGCTTGCTCAATCCCGCAGAGCAATTGAAATGATCAGCGCAAGCGGGCACATGAATTTCCATATCCCTTTCAGAAAGAAAAACGGTGATGTTATTCATGCTGTTGTCTCGGCGAGCATGTTCGAGGTCGGCGAAGAGAAGCTCATTCAGGGCATCGTCCGTGACTTCGAGAACCGTTCAAAGGCAGAGGCGGAGATTGCACGAATGAGCAGTCTCAAGTCCTCGCGGCCCTCCCCCATCATCAGATAG
- a CDS encoding metalloregulator ArsR/SmtB family transcription factor, which produces MINERAYSKYFKAFGDPTRLRILALLSSKEMTVSEIVANIGLSQPTISRHLGILRDADVVHDRRDGQNVYYSINKASVEGCCRGFCDCLEIRIKTGQSKKKEKQ; this is translated from the coding sequence ATGATCAACGAAAGAGCATACAGCAAATACTTCAAGGCGTTTGGAGACCCGACTCGACTCCGAATCCTGGCACTCCTTTCATCTAAGGAGATGACCGTCAGCGAGATAGTGGCTAACATCGGGCTGTCCCAGCCAACCATCAGCAGACATCTGGGAATCCTGAGGGACGCTGATGTAGTACACGACCGCCGCGACGGTCAGAATGTCTACTATAGTATCAACAAGGCTTCTGTCGAGGGCTGCTGTAGGGGCTTCTGTGACTGCCTGGAAATCCGCATAAAAACTGGGCAATCCAAGAAGAAAGAAAAACAATGA
- a CDS encoding Ig-like domain-containing protein → MSQRISRSLILLFTIILLILACSKKKEPVSPPTDNTPPEVLSTYPENGQTAVSVADSLVVVLSEPIVCSSIGTSVIYLNPTAVGISICLQDTIVFTPSEELRHNTTYTATVSSTIQDEAGNRPSEEYQWTFTTGHASPGVSWTEHQLILSKSLCDIAYSGSAFVAVGISGQVVRSTDGDSWQVIETPAVGDLHKIIWADTIFVAVGDAEFIMTSPDGIEWTVRRTGHVARSMNAVVFTGDMYVAVGGHYVTDGSMLADVRTSADAITWDSESIEQVGSMSSVVWTGDRFIASGFQVPGLVYAIWTSETGQDWVLKHTTTASAAHYEDVAWSGDVAIAIGFDPSELLFSSDGLQWNSRVLSQNHQSRAIEWTGSQFVAVGHFGNIFTSPDGDTWTRRESGVLTDLYGVWGSTERIAAVGGSTVLTSP, encoded by the coding sequence ATGTCACAAAGAATCAGTCGTAGTCTCATTCTATTGTTCACAATAATCCTGCTAATACTTGCTTGCAGCAAGAAGAAAGAGCCCGTCTCCCCACCGACAGACAACACCCCGCCTGAAGTGCTATCGACATATCCGGAAAATGGGCAAACAGCCGTGTCAGTTGCTGACTCGCTTGTCGTCGTATTGTCAGAACCTATAGTATGTTCATCGATCGGCACGAGCGTAATTTATCTCAATCCAACGGCAGTCGGCATCTCCATCTGTCTGCAAGATACGATTGTGTTCACACCATCGGAAGAATTGCGTCACAACACCACGTATACGGCCACCGTGTCTTCAACCATACAGGATGAAGCCGGCAATCGGCCGAGCGAAGAGTATCAGTGGACATTCACCACTGGGCATGCATCGCCCGGAGTCTCGTGGACGGAGCACCAACTGATACTGAGCAAGTCTCTCTGTGATATCGCGTACTCAGGCAGTGCGTTCGTGGCTGTCGGGATAAGCGGCCAGGTCGTGAGATCAACTGACGGAGATTCATGGCAGGTCATTGAAACGCCTGCTGTCGGTGATCTCCACAAAATAATATGGGCTGATACTATCTTCGTTGCGGTTGGAGATGCGGAATTCATTATGACATCCCCCGATGGCATCGAGTGGACTGTACGGCGTACCGGTCATGTTGCACGCTCCATGAATGCCGTCGTCTTCACCGGAGATATGTATGTTGCCGTAGGTGGGCATTATGTTACCGATGGGTCGATGCTCGCAGATGTGCGAACTTCTGCAGACGCGATAACATGGGACTCTGAATCTATCGAACAGGTTGGCAGTATGAGTAGCGTTGTGTGGACAGGGGATCGATTCATCGCATCAGGGTTTCAGGTACCGGGTTTAGTATATGCAATCTGGACATCGGAGACTGGCCAGGATTGGGTTTTGAAGCACACGACTACGGCCAGCGCAGCTCACTATGAGGATGTCGCCTGGTCTGGCGATGTGGCAATCGCGATCGGCTTTGATCCTTCAGAGCTGCTATTCTCATCGGATGGGCTCCAATGGAACAGTCGAGTCCTCTCTCAAAATCACCAAAGCCGCGCTATCGAGTGGACCGGCTCTCAATTCGTCGCTGTGGGACACTTCGGAAACATATTCACTTCCCCCGATGGAGATACCTGGACGCGTCGGGAATCTGGTGTCCTCACAGACCTTTACGGCGTTTGGGGTTCGACAGAGAGGATAGCCGCCGTCGGAGGCAGCACGGTGCTGACATCTCCTTAG
- a CDS encoding KAP family NTPase: MSEEKSRPNEQQAPYPKETAVESEQKMSESTSQQEGDKSIRPEPVSFGLGATDPKVTSKESRAQEDEAAAASSSQKEQNASASSGTPFILNVSDPNRTYTLSASTDKAADRDTLGREVYAQALARLISFADTQTPITIGLYASWGQGKSTLMNLVRKNVTLLNESPREQYRNTYTVWFNAWEYDDQEKVWAGLLNKIVEEYEHQYNWFKIWIDNAAHKIFRRGGWRKLIPQVLLAYFAVLVVAVALAVPQLREYAEFTTTGGFIGIVAAIYGMYKKLRTPIGGGFDEYFNLPNYEHQLGVRDEIQRDLKFVLDRLLERQDAPAGSGGEPVRQHRLLLLIDDLDRCSPEKIVSVLEALHLFLSTSGVAAILGMDSRTVAMAVAKSYEHHFKRDALEDDKLHFGLEYLQKIVQIPFCIPETRDLTQYLDGLISSEEMPAAQEDRPIAAGTKDSKDQAIEFDERDKAAFKALAEYLDPNPRMVKRLINIFRMCKYIMAEWAKVDNSWTDYSPAVLLKWMTVCMVWPKEAAIIRPHTDGVGSKFPEDHVYSIFEKDNNAESDKYLQKDVLLSALLRACDQELTFGDVKKYSQLSDMFFIESRLRRNSEDKAK, encoded by the coding sequence ATGTCGGAGGAGAAATCCAGACCGAACGAACAGCAGGCGCCATATCCGAAGGAGACAGCTGTTGAATCCGAACAGAAGATGAGCGAATCGACATCACAACAGGAAGGGGACAAGAGCATCAGGCCGGAGCCCGTTAGCTTTGGCCTGGGAGCGACAGATCCGAAGGTGACAAGCAAGGAGAGTCGCGCACAGGAGGATGAAGCTGCTGCTGCGTCATCTTCTCAAAAGGAGCAGAACGCGTCTGCCAGTTCAGGGACGCCATTCATTCTCAATGTGAGCGACCCGAATCGAACCTACACCCTGTCAGCATCGACAGACAAAGCCGCTGATCGTGACACTCTGGGACGAGAAGTCTATGCACAGGCTTTGGCGCGGCTGATCTCATTTGCGGATACGCAAACCCCAATAACAATTGGCCTGTATGCCTCATGGGGACAGGGCAAATCGACACTGATGAATCTGGTGCGGAAGAACGTGACGCTCCTGAATGAATCACCCAGAGAACAGTATAGGAACACGTACACAGTGTGGTTCAATGCCTGGGAGTACGACGATCAGGAGAAGGTCTGGGCCGGATTGCTTAACAAGATAGTCGAAGAGTATGAACATCAGTACAATTGGTTCAAAATCTGGATCGATAATGCTGCACACAAGATCTTCAGACGAGGCGGATGGAGGAAACTTATCCCTCAAGTCTTGCTTGCTTATTTTGCGGTTCTGGTGGTAGCTGTAGCTCTCGCCGTGCCCCAACTGAGAGAGTACGCCGAATTCACGACCACTGGTGGCTTTATCGGAATCGTTGCAGCGATATATGGCATGTATAAGAAGCTGCGAACTCCTATCGGCGGAGGATTTGACGAGTACTTCAATCTGCCGAACTATGAGCATCAGCTCGGTGTCCGGGACGAAATTCAGCGCGATCTGAAGTTTGTACTTGATCGGCTGTTGGAGAGGCAGGATGCTCCTGCTGGCAGCGGAGGGGAACCAGTGAGACAACACCGGCTGCTGCTGCTTATCGATGATCTCGATCGTTGCTCGCCGGAGAAGATTGTCAGCGTACTGGAAGCTTTGCATCTTTTCCTGAGCACGTCCGGAGTAGCTGCAATCCTCGGGATGGATTCTCGCACTGTAGCTATGGCAGTTGCGAAGAGTTACGAACACCATTTCAAACGGGATGCATTGGAGGACGACAAGCTGCACTTCGGACTGGAGTACTTACAGAAGATAGTCCAGATACCTTTCTGTATTCCGGAGACAAGAGACTTAACGCAGTATCTCGATGGTCTTATATCCTCTGAGGAGATGCCTGCGGCGCAAGAAGATCGTCCGATCGCAGCCGGTACAAAGGATTCAAAAGATCAGGCTATCGAGTTCGATGAGCGAGATAAGGCCGCCTTTAAGGCTTTGGCTGAGTACCTGGATCCCAATCCGCGGATGGTCAAGCGCCTGATAAATATCTTCAGGATGTGCAAATATATCATGGCGGAGTGGGCGAAGGTCGACAATTCCTGGACGGACTATTCTCCGGCTGTGCTACTGAAGTGGATGACGGTGTGCATGGTATGGCCGAAGGAAGCGGCAATAATCCGACCCCACACTGATGGTGTCGGGTCGAAGTTCCCTGAAGATCATGTGTATTCCATATTCGAGAAGGATAATAATGCAGAATCAGATAAATATCTCCAAAAGGATGTACTCTTGAGTGCTTTGCTTCGGGCATGTGATCAGGAACTGACATTTGGAGACGTGAAGAAATACTCACAGTTATCGGACATGTTCTTCATAGAGTCCAGGCTGCGTCGGAATAGCGAAGACAAAGCAAAGTGA